The genomic DNA GTCAAGCGCAGCAGTAGCCTCATCTAGAATCAGAATTTTTGGATTCCCTATCAAAGCTCTAGCTAGTGCGATGCGCTGCCGCTGTCCACCAGATAAGCCATTCCCCCTTTCTCCTATATGGGTTTGGTAGCCTTGTGGTAAAGCATGAATAAAGCCATCTGCACCAGCTAGTTTTGCCGCTTCTATAACCTGTTCTTGGGCCACTTGCGGCACACATAAAGTAATATTATCCCATATTGACCCAGCAAACAACATATTGTCTTGCAATACTACCCCCATACTCCGACGTAATGCATAGGGATCCATAATAGCTATATCCATATCATCTACAAGAATACTTCCTTTCTGTAGCCTATATAAGCGTTGTAACAATCTAGTAAGCGTACTTTTACCAGATCCAGATGGCCCCGTAATACCTATGCATGTACCAGCTTCTATAGTAAAAGAGAGATTGCTTAGCACTTCGGGTGTATCCTCCTGGTAACGAAAACTTACATATTGGAAGGCTACTTTTCCTTTTACCAGAGATGCAACTCCTTTGTGGGTTGTTTCTGATTCGGTCCCTAAGATATCTCCAATACGGCGTAGGGTAACTATGGTATGTTGAAAGTCCTGCCAAATTTGTACCAAACGTAAAATAGGCTGGGTGACATGGCTAGCGAACATATTAAAAGCAATCAATCCACCAACAGTTAGTTCCCCCTGTAACACGGTCTTTACCCCCAACCATAATAGCAATGCAGTAGTAAGTTTTTGTATCAGGGCAATACCCTGTCCAGCTGTAATGGCCACTTTTTTAGCTGAAAATGCTGCACGTAACGCACAAGCTAATACTTGCTGCCAACGTTTAAGGAAATCTGGTTCAGTGGCAGTGGTCTTTACCACTTCTATACCGGTTATGATTTCGGTTAAATAGGCAGTAGTCAATACATTGGCATCATATGCTTTGGTGACACGATAACGGATCATTGGACCAATGGTTAGCCAAAATAGGGTATATAGTACTAAAGATACGACTACCAACCAGGCTAATCTGGTAGCATAAATAAACATTACTGCTATAAATAATAAGATAAAAACAATATCGAGTACCAACATTAAGGCGGAACCAGTTAAAAACTGACGAATATGGTCCATTTCGCCTACCCGTGCTACAATCTGCCCAGTTTGTCTCTGTAAAAAATAATTTAATGGCAAGTCTAGTAAATGACGATAGAGTTTAGATGAAAGTTCGGCATTAATTTTACTAGATAAGTTGGTAAATATTTTATTTCTCAAGTAACCACAGATAGGCGCTGCTATGGTAAGGACCAGCATCGCAATAGCCAGTACATGTAAACTAGAGAGGCTTCTACTAACGAGTACTTGGTCTATAACATTTTGAAAGAGCAAGGGGCTTACCAAGCCAATCAACTGTAGCGCCAAAGACAAAATCAATACATCACGAAACTGGCCCATATGACGTAATATAACAGGAAAAAACCAACGCATACCAAACGTAATATCTGAGACTTGCATTTCTTTTTCAGCCAGTAAGACGATTGGGCTATCAGATGTGATCTTAGGAAATGGTTCTTTGAAAGACTGATCGCTCGCTATATCATACCGCAAACAGGAGCCATCTGCTTCAATTTTTTCAATAACGCTCCACGCTCCATTCAAACAAATGAGTATGGGAAAAGGTAAAGCTAGAAGATTCCCATTAACTTTTTCATACCATTTGGCACGTAAGCCAACTATCCTAGCCGCTCTACATAGATCCAAAGCAGTGCATTCAGTGCCATCTGTACCAAGGCTATGACAAAGACTTTCTTCTGTTGCGATTACTTCAAAGCGTTGAAGGGCTTTAACTAAGGCTGGTATACCATATTTCCCTGTAATCATGGTTCTCGGCAAGATTGTGAGGTATAGGCGCTAATGGGGCTAAGGAGATAATCTATTACCCGCCGTTTGCCAATTTTAATTTCAGCAGTAATGGTCATACCAGGAGTTAAGCTTACCGGCTTTCCATCGATCATAATATAATTTTGTTCTAGTTCAATTTGAGCTGGAAAAACGAGTTCAGTCATATGGTGCCTACTACGTTGAACAGAATCATGCGATAGGCTGAGCACCTTACCATTGATGGTACCATAACGATGGTAAGGAAAGGCTTCAACTTTTACCGTAACCAATTGTCCTGGCCTGACAAATCCTATATGTTTATTATCAATATCAATTGCTGCTTGTTCAGGGGCATTATGTGGCGCGATAATCATTAAGGTTTGACCCGCTTGTACGACACCTCCAATGGTATGCACCGCAACCTCCTGTACTATGCCATCTAATGGGGCTGTTAAGATCTGTAAACGGCCCCGATCTTGCGCTTTGGCCAGCTCCTGCTCTGCTATGAATAGTGCAGATGCTGCCTTATTTAAGGAATCATGCCAAGAACTATGTTTTTGTGCGATATAACTGGCTTTATGCTTTTTCAATGTAGTAGCCCGTGCCTGTAGTATTTTTAGTTCTTTTTGCTTGGTAGCAATGGATAATTTGATCTCTAATGCTTCCCTTTCTTTAGACAAGAGTTCCATTTTAGGCATAATATTGGATTTGGCCAGCTTACGACTGGAAGATAGACGTTGTTCTATATTATGGAGTAGTTTTTGTAAGTATTTTATGCTGGTTTGATGTGCTATTTGTTCAGATCGGTTAATCGTTAGTTCTGTATCAAACTTGTTTAACATGGCTTGATGTTCCCTCCAACTACTAGAAAAATGTGCCTTAGCCCTTGCTACTATGGATTTTTCCTTGGGTATGCATAGATTCTTTAAGGGGTGTAGCAATGCACTGTAGCGTGCCACTTCTAATTGTTGAAAAGATTTTTGTTCTTTACAGCGACGAATCTCTTGCGCAGATCCTACTATGTTCAGAACCAGTAACTTGTCTCCAGCTTTAACATGCGCACCATCTTTTACTAAGATTTTCACTACCTTACTTAATTCATAAGGCTGAATAAGCCCTGAACGGCTGGGTACGATAAGCTGACCATGAGCAGTGGCATGAATGTCTAACTCACCCCAGAAAGCCCAAATGAATGTCAAAGAGACCAATATGCTGATCACCATAGCGGTTACTCTAGCACTTGGTGAAGGGGGACGTTCTATGGATTCAATGTAAGCGGGTAGAAATTCATAGAGGTCATACCGGTCTTGCCTACCAGAACAGCCAGTAGGATATAGTCGTTCCATGGCTTATTGATATCGGTTAAACTTCTGGTTGTAAATCTTCTTGTAGCTTCCATAAACGGGCATAGATACCACCTAAGCTTAATAAGGCTTCATGGCTTCCTTGCTCTATTGCTTCTCCTTTTTCCAGTACTATAATTCTATCACAATGCTGCACAGTAGACAAACGATGGGCAATGGTAATGATGGTACGCTGATGGGCTATTTTAGCCATATTAGCCTGAATCAAGCCCTGAGATTCTCCATCTAAGGAACTAGTAGCTTCATCAAAGATCAGTATACTGGGATCGGTTAACAAAGCCCTGGCAATCGCAATGCGTTGCCTTTGTCCGCCCGATAGAGAGCTGCCTCCTTCCGCTAATACGGTATCATACCCCATAGGGAGCCGTACAATAAATGGATGGGCACCTGCTAGTTCTGCAGCATCTATGACAGATGCTAAAGAAGCTTGAGGAAAGGATAAAGCAATATTATCACGTACTGTTCTGTTGAATAAGAGGTTCTCTTGCAGCACTACGGCTACTTGCTGGCGAAAGCTGCGTAGCTCTAGGGCATCAAGCCGTATGCCATCAAACAATAATTGTCCTTGTTCTGGTATATAGAGTCTTAACAGCAATCTGGCAAGCGTGCTTTTTCCAGAACCTGATGCACCTACTATACCAATATGTTCACCTGCCTCAATATGTAATGAGATGTTTTGTAAGGCAAGGGGGGCGTCTGGTTGGTAACGAAAGGTTATTTGGTCTAAGGTAATGGCACCTTTTAACTTTTGTTGTTTCCCTACTGCTGCTTGTTCAACAGGTAAACTAAGTATATCACCCAGCTTATGCACTGCTACCCCGGCCTGAACAAACTGACCCCATAATTCAACTAGTTTGGCCAGTGGAAATGAAAAGTTCTGGTAGAGCATATTAAATGCGATCAACCCACCAGTGGTGAGCTTAAGGTCAATAACCAATTTAGCACCATACCATAAAATGAATAGGCTGGTTAGCTTACCAATGGCTTCAACCATATGATGAGATAGGGAAGATAATAGCTGGGTACGGTAACCAGCCCCTACTAAATCCCTTGTTTGGATTTCCCAACGACTAGCCAGCCGTGGTGCTACCGCTAAACTTTTAACAGTTTCAGCTCCAGCTATACTTTCTGTTAAGAATGCTCTGTTAGCTGCATTGTATTGGAATTGAGTTTCTAATCTAGCCTGTAGAGGCTTAGTAATACGCCAAGCAATTAGGATATACAAAGGGATAGAGCCAACAACTATTTTTGTTAATACAGGTGACAACACCCACATTACTAGAAGAAATAGGCTCATAAAGCTAATATCCACTAGCAAAGTAAATAAAGCACCACTTAAAAAGGATCGAATGCTACCAAGTTGAAATACACGTGCTACTAAGGAGCCAACTTGACGGGTTTTAAAATAGAGCAAGGGTAAGCCTAACAGATGTTTTACTAGTTTAATACCCAGTAAAATATCTATGCGATTGGTTGTATGGACATATTGGTATTCGCGTAATCCTTTAAGCACTAGTTCAAAAATACTAGTAACCAGCAAACCAAATATGAGTACATCTAAAGTGTTATAGCTTCTATAGGCCAACACTTTATCGATGGCTGCTTGAAAAAATAAAGGAAGGACTAAAGCGAGTAGTTGTAGGATCAAAGAGAAATATAGTACTTCAGAGAGTATACGGCGATATTGCCAAAATGTGGGGACAAACCAAGACCAATTGAACTTTAATGATGAGTCAGATAATATAATCACCTTACCACTCCAATTATTGCTCAGCTGATCTCTAGACCACAGTTCACTATGTGATTGGGTCGGGTGTTGTATTAAGGCATTTGTTTCATCTATATTGGCTAATATGCGATAGAGGCCATCAACCCCCAGAAAGGCTATAGGTAGATTATTTGCTACAAGATTAGCATATTTTAGTTTTTTTTGTTTTAACCTAACACCATAGGCCTTATTTAGGGCCTTTAAGCCAGTAGCAATATCCTGATGTGGGGACCATGTGCTATCTTCTAATACCTTGATACCAGCCAATTCTAGTAACAATCGGCTAGCAATTAGCGCGCTCTTTATATCGATTGACATCTTCTATACTATTTGGGACAAATGTATATTCCCTATTATCGGCAGTGCCCATGGGTGAAGTATTGCCAGCAACTTGGCCGCTCTGTGACATGCTACACATTTCTTGTTGTAAAAGATTAAGATTAGGCAGATCCTGGATTACTGTAACCACTTTGGATGGAAGACCATTTTGAATGGTTGACAATAACGTTATTATTTCAGCTGGAATACGGTCTCTATTAGCTTGGCTAATAAGCGCTTCTATAATCTTATTTGCGGAATCGATATTTTTCAAAATTTGAAAAGCAGTGTCTCCAGCTTTATTAGTCGTTGCAATTAGCTTGCTGAAGGTTTCCCAACTATCACCAATATTCTTAGCATAGATGAGTAGTTGTTCAAAAACTTTACCTTCGCCCGTTTGAGCTGCTAGATGCAAAGCAGTGTTGCCAGCTTTGTTCTTAGCTATCATGACTTTCTTCAAGGTTGCCTCGTCCAAACGTTGCAGTAATTGAGCTACAATGGTAGCATCGGCGCCATGAGCTGCTAAATGCAAAGTAGTGTTGCCAGCCTTGTCTGCATCTTGTATGACCTCATGCAAAGTTTCTTGATCCAAAGATGCTAATACTTGAGCCAGAACGGTAGGATGACAACCCCTTAAAGCTGTTAGATGGACAACATTGTGCCCATCATGATTCTTAACCCTTAGGAGCTCCTCGAAGGTTGCTGGATCATCACTAAAAGGTGCTAGTAATTGCTCTACAACAGCAGCATAACCATTTCCAACTGCTATATGCAAAGCGGTGTATCCATCTCCATCCTGGGTTTTGATTAACCCCTTTAAGCTTTTCCGATCATCACTAAAAGGCGCCAGTAATTGCTCTACAACAAGAGTATGACCATTTACAACTACTCGATGCAAAAGCGTGCTTCCATCCTCGTCTTTAGCTGTTATAAGCTTCTTTAAGCTTTTCTGATCTTCGCTAAAAAGTGCTAGTAATTGCTTTACAACAGTATCACAACCATTTAAAGCTGCTAGCTCCAAAGCGGTGCATCCATTGCGTTTCGCTTTAGTAGCAATAAATGGCTTAAGCATGCCTGGGGCTACACTTTTAAAGGCATCTAACACAAAACTTGTAATATTTGGATTCCCTTCTGCTGCTGCAATATGCAATGCAGTGTATCCTGCTTGGTTCTTAAGCAGATTAGGGTTAGTTTGCCATAACTTGCTAATGGTTGCTCCATATTGTTTCAAGACTGCTGCTGGTAGTGGGTTCTTTTCTAGCCAAACATCTATAAAAGACCGAACAAATTGATAATCACGTTTTAAGAAAATCTCTTTTAATAGAGATGCTTGCTTTTTTAAGTTTGGCAACTCTTTTGAACCATTTTTTATCCAATCTGTACATACCTGGGAGGCAAAATATTCTTCAAAGGTTTGATGAATAGATTTTAAATCGTTACCCTCAGACTTGAATATTCCAGATGATAGAGCTATCTCTTGAGATTTTTCTTTTTCTAAAGTAGATTGGGGACCTAATGAAAGAATTGATGATTTGGCCAAACTTTTACCACAATCATTAAGATGTTGCTTAATAACCTCTTGGATTGTTGCTTGTGTAATACCTAGTTTCTTCAAATAAATCTCACACTTTTGATTAATAAATCCTTTGTAGACTTCCCATATATTATTGCCTAAATAATCAAAATTGGGGACATCATTAGGATGAATTGCCCAATTCTTGAATGCTTTTATAGAGCCATTTTGCCCTAAGAACAAGCAAAACTGTAGCGGCACACCTATAAACCTAGATCCATCACCTTTAAATACGGATTGCATTTTTTCTATCAATACTTCAGTATACTTCCACATTTTTGTACCCTCCTGCACTACACCGCCATCACTAAAAATGTCTACAAACACTTCTTCATTTAAAAGCAACGATAGGCAACCTTTTAGGTAGTTACTTATAAAGATTCTTTTTGTTGCATCATCCATGGGCTGAAAAGTTATAGCAAATGTCGATAAAGCATCTTCTAGCATTTCACGATGGTGCAAACGAGTGGTAACCCAAACCTTGGCATTGGTTTTATTTTTTAAAAATTTTAATAACGCAACAACCTGCTCCCTATCTCTTTGATCTGGTATTTCATCAAAACCATCAAATGTTATGAATAGAGGCTTGCGGCAGCCTTCTTTCTCATCCAAAGCGGATATTAGCAAATTTTGGGCAAAGCTATTATCCAAACTTGAGTCAATATAGGATAAGCATTTTGCTATGTTATTAACATCGATATGATCAGCATCAATACCTTCCTTGATTGCTTTTAAATGATCTCTAAAATTTACATGGATAACCCAATCTGGAGCAAGCATTCCATTCGATCCATCTTTTGAGCCATATAATTTTATTAAAGTAGTTGATTTGCCCATTCCTGGATCATCAGCAATAATTACTGCTTGCTCAGCTTTAATAGCTTCAAGTAAGCTATCTTGTTTCTCTAAAATTATTTTATTTTGACTTTCATCAATATATTCGCGCAGATTTCTTAATGAACCTTTAGAATTACGCCAAATAATTTGCTCGGAACCCTCATTGGTCTCTACCTCCAACCAGTGAACAGTACCATTAAGCTCATTAAATTTTACCCTTGCTACTTCTGGATTTTCTATAACAGAAATTCGATTGTTATCTAATTGACGATCATTTAAACCAAGAAATTTTTTAAGTTCTTTATCTTTTTTTCCACTAAATATAAATTTATCTTCTATTGCTTTCTTGGTGAGCGATGCTTTTATATTTTTTTTTATCACTACCTTATCTATCCTGTTAAAATTCCGCTCAATGTAAAAGTCAGGATTATAAAGCTTTTGTAATATAAATTTTGATGCATCCCAATTAATCCAATAGATCTTCTTGTCTGAGTGATGATGACATAGCTGCTTAAAATTAGCTTCTTTAAATCCACTATCAACTAGCTGTATTGTTTTATCACTAGATTTTAGTGAATAGGGGTAGGTAAGGATATCCATCTGATCATTGATATTGTCTATTTCAACCCCTAGATTGGATATGCATCCTTTGAGCATATGACCCTCATCTGCCCTATTTATCCCACTAATGATATATATTGCTTCTGACAAATCATTATCTAAATGTATTTTCAGCGTATCTTGGTTAATTTCTTCAAGCAATTCAGCATATGCTCCTTCTAAGTCACTAATCCCTAATGGCTTACCCCCTATTTTAATTTTATCATTATTGATCAGCTTAACCAATGTACTAAAATCAAATAGTTGATTGATTGCATTCTCTTGAACCAATTCACTTAAACTTGTCTGTTCTCCTTGGAAGATTATCTTTCTTTCTAAAAGCGCTTTCTGTGATTCAGGTATTAAATCACTCCAAGTGAAACCTTTATCTCGCGTTACAAGATATTTTTTATTACCTAAATTTTGATTTCCAAGCTCCTTAAAAACTTTTGTCAAGCTCTTATCATTATTATCTTGTTTAGTAAGTAAAATAATCTTAATGCCCCCCTTCAAAGAACTATTTTTGACCTTTTGAAACAAATTACTAAATACCGTCTTTACTTGAGATTCATTGACCTTTTTTGGATTGCAATCGACGATTAACAAATGCGCAACTGGTTTTGATTCGAGCAAACTTTGTATGCTAATGACTTCATTGGCTAGCAGGAG from Cardinium endosymbiont of Philonthus spinipes includes the following:
- a CDS encoding type I secretion system permease/ATPase codes for the protein MITGKYGIPALVKALQRFEVIATEESLCHSLGTDGTECTALDLCRAARIVGLRAKWYEKVNGNLLALPFPILICLNGAWSVIEKIEADGSCLRYDIASDQSFKEPFPKITSDSPIVLLAEKEMQVSDITFGMRWFFPVILRHMGQFRDVLILSLALQLIGLVSPLLFQNVIDQVLVSRSLSSLHVLAIAMLVLTIAAPICGYLRNKIFTNLSSKINAELSSKLYRHLLDLPLNYFLQRQTGQIVARVGEMDHIRQFLTGSALMLVLDIVFILLFIAVMFIYATRLAWLVVVSLVLYTLFWLTIGPMIRYRVTKAYDANVLTTAYLTEIITGIEVVKTTATEPDFLKRWQQVLACALRAAFSAKKVAITAGQGIALIQKLTTALLLWLGVKTVLQGELTVGGLIAFNMFASHVTQPILRLVQIWQDFQHTIVTLRRIGDILGTESETTHKGVASLVKGKVAFQYVSFRYQEDTPEVLSNLSFTIEAGTCIGITGPSGSGKSTLTRLLQRLYRLQKGSILVDDMDIAIMDPYALRRSMGVVLQDNMLFAGSIWDNITLCVPQVAQEQVIEAAKLAGADGFIHALPQGYQTHIGERGNGLSGGQRQRIALARALIGNPKILILDEATAALDYASEAAIMANMPHIARNRTVITIAHRLGTIKHADAIFVLDQGRMVEQGTHDTLLEQKGLYAKLWAIQTTGKA
- a CDS encoding HlyD family type I secretion periplasmic adaptor subunit — protein: MERLYPTGCSGRQDRYDLYEFLPAYIESIERPPSPSARVTAMVISILVSLTFIWAFWGELDIHATAHGQLIVPSRSGLIQPYELSKVVKILVKDGAHVKAGDKLLVLNIVGSAQEIRRCKEQKSFQQLEVARYSALLHPLKNLCIPKEKSIVARAKAHFSSSWREHQAMLNKFDTELTINRSEQIAHQTSIKYLQKLLHNIEQRLSSSRKLAKSNIMPKMELLSKEREALEIKLSIATKQKELKILQARATTLKKHKASYIAQKHSSWHDSLNKAASALFIAEQELAKAQDRGRLQILTAPLDGIVQEVAVHTIGGVVQAGQTLMIIAPHNAPEQAAIDIDNKHIGFVRPGQLVTVKVEAFPYHRYGTINGKVLSLSHDSVQRSRHHMTELVFPAQIELEQNYIMIDGKPVSLTPGMTITAEIKIGKRRVIDYLLSPISAYTSQSCREP
- a CDS encoding type I secretion system permease/ATPase, coding for MSIDIKSALIASRLLLELAGIKVLEDSTWSPHQDIATGLKALNKAYGVRLKQKKLKYANLVANNLPIAFLGVDGLYRILANIDETNALIQHPTQSHSELWSRDQLSNNWSGKVIILSDSSLKFNWSWFVPTFWQYRRILSEVLYFSLILQLLALVLPLFFQAAIDKVLAYRSYNTLDVLIFGLLVTSIFELVLKGLREYQYVHTTNRIDILLGIKLVKHLLGLPLLYFKTRQVGSLVARVFQLGSIRSFLSGALFTLLVDISFMSLFLLVMWVLSPVLTKIVVGSIPLYILIAWRITKPLQARLETQFQYNAANRAFLTESIAGAETVKSLAVAPRLASRWEIQTRDLVGAGYRTQLLSSLSHHMVEAIGKLTSLFILWYGAKLVIDLKLTTGGLIAFNMLYQNFSFPLAKLVELWGQFVQAGVAVHKLGDILSLPVEQAAVGKQQKLKGAITLDQITFRYQPDAPLALQNISLHIEAGEHIGIVGASGSGKSTLARLLLRLYIPEQGQLLFDGIRLDALELRSFRQQVAVVLQENLLFNRTVRDNIALSFPQASLASVIDAAELAGAHPFIVRLPMGYDTVLAEGGSSLSGGQRQRIAIARALLTDPSILIFDEATSSLDGESQGLIQANMAKIAHQRTIITIAHRLSTVQHCDRIIVLEKGEAIEQGSHEALLSLGGIYARLWKLQEDLQPEV
- a CDS encoding ankyrin repeat domain-containing protein, with product MNRQYPITATSTNREADNIFPPFSGELAVDPNLQYTPRHTLNELKEYIQTELPNSSKSKIDSLNGVVAHPFPYHFATFASKAYEKYEASKTYEQNLPSGWQLLTTASNPIRANGYFGAAYWHPESEQVVIAHRGTDPKNLGADWADLKGVVFGGYVAQMHSASTFAHHMLTVLKEVNQTCHTNFQLFFTGHSLGGWLAQITTFTVKYLTVNDNNGCFVNANQEGYHAHTVVFDSPGCKTMLAQMQDSFAVRYDSSHTLPIATLDINSYLSAPNRINTCNLHVGKVYRIFIDLSNMTFAQEKTPLYNLATHSMSAILGAFDAKTGQVKQDGIGKLKIQEVVDWPVSSGLSGGPEYSGFFEWAKKLNAYHPDWELNRESVDFQVELYKKGGYIIRYQTKPFDEQVCNVSVFSQSEQVFLKQYGLLRTFPEFFQPSTLFSVISDEREQAHAQTILGKFTIKNEAIHSDSAADLHILIPYVKRLLSLFPNIATAVSSQCSHAGIKDKLYKIYSDQYLEDIDHSMRLLNFEDNQNSIDTGSKLRGFLSNTQQQVWQIDVQEDTRVGFIRIYKILQQIREMQPAYQGSHTVLELEKLLLANEVISIQSLLESKPVAHLLIVDCNPKKVNESQVKTVFSNLFQKVKNSSLKGGIKIILLTKQDNNDKSLTKVFKELGNQNLGNKKYLVTRDKGFTWSDLIPESQKALLERKIIFQGEQTSLSELVQENAINQLFDFSTLVKLINNDKIKIGGKPLGISDLEGAYAELLEEINQDTLKIHLDNDLSEAIYIISGINRADEGHMLKGCISNLGVEIDNINDQMDILTYPYSLKSSDKTIQLVDSGFKEANFKQLCHHHSDKKIYWINWDASKFILQKLYNPDFYIERNFNRIDKVVIKKNIKASLTKKAIEDKFIFSGKKDKELKKFLGLNDRQLDNNRISVIENPEVARVKFNELNGTVHWLEVETNEGSEQIIWRNSKGSLRNLREYIDESQNKIILEKQDSLLEAIKAEQAVIIADDPGMGKSTTLIKLYGSKDGSNGMLAPDWVIHVNFRDHLKAIKEGIDADHIDVNNIAKCLSYIDSSLDNSFAQNLLISALDEKEGCRKPLFITFDGFDEIPDQRDREQVVALLKFLKNKTNAKVWVTTRLHHREMLEDALSTFAITFQPMDDATKRIFISNYLKGCLSLLLNEEVFVDIFSDGGVVQEGTKMWKYTEVLIEKMQSVFKGDGSRFIGVPLQFCLFLGQNGSIKAFKNWAIHPNDVPNFDYLGNNIWEVYKGFINQKCEIYLKKLGITQATIQEVIKQHLNDCGKSLAKSSILSLGPQSTLEKEKSQEIALSSGIFKSEGNDLKSIHQTFEEYFASQVCTDWIKNGSKELPNLKKQASLLKEIFLKRDYQFVRSFIDVWLEKNPLPAAVLKQYGATISKLWQTNPNLLKNQAGYTALHIAAAEGNPNITSFVLDAFKSVAPGMLKPFIATKAKRNGCTALELAALNGCDTVVKQLLALFSEDQKSLKKLITAKDEDGSTLLHRVVVNGHTLVVEQLLAPFSDDRKSLKGLIKTQDGDGYTALHIAVGNGYAAVVEQLLAPFSDDPATFEELLRVKNHDGHNVVHLTALRGCHPTVLAQVLASLDQETLHEVIQDADKAGNTTLHLAAHGADATIVAQLLQRLDEATLKKVMIAKNKAGNTALHLAAQTGEGKVFEQLLIYAKNIGDSWETFSKLIATTNKAGDTAFQILKNIDSANKIIEALISQANRDRIPAEIITLLSTIQNGLPSKVVTVIQDLPNLNLLQQEMCSMSQSGQVAGNTSPMGTADNREYTFVPNSIEDVNRYKERANC